The Magnetococcales bacterium genome includes the window CCTGATGTTGTTGGTCGTCAAACACAGTATAACCGTTATCTTCTATGTCGATATGTAAGCGTTCCATAGTTTTCTCCTTTTCCAGTGTCGCAAAGCCTTTCAAAGGCTCTCTCCGGCTCCGGAATTTTGCTTCTCAGAGAGTTTTAGTTTCGGACAACAACTGCCCTTAGGGTAATTCGACACGGGACTTTGAGGAAAGTTTCTTTGATTATGAGAAACCAACAGGGATAAACAGGGTGAATCCCGGATAAGTGCTTCATTTTGTGTCTATAAATTATCAGACAAAAAAAATGGTTCGATGTTGGATAAGCCCCTTTTTCCACCGTGCTGGCACGCCCTAGAGAAGCCAATCAAAGTTGTCAAAGCCAAGGCTGAAATGATGGTTCCAAAAGCACCGAAACAGGGTGCTGAGTGAACCCGGAAAGTGAATGCAAAAAAAGGGCCGGGTAGGGTGTCAGGCTGGGCACAGAGAGGGGGATGGTTGAGGGGGATGGCTGGGTAGGAAAGGTGAATGGGCTGAAAGGAGGTTGGGGCGTTTTAACCTAAATCCGGCAGTTGGGCGTGTGTGGCTGGTGCAGGATATTGGTTCGCATAGTGAATTGGGAGAAATCGCTGTCACCTTATTGGTCACAAGACTTTTTCCCGATTTGCTTGGTGGATCAAGAGGCTGGGGCATGTACGTACGCCCAACTGCCGGATTTAGGTTTAACAGTCGGAGACCAGGGCAGAGTGGATAAAGAGCGGGTAAAACACGTCGAGTTCAGTGCAACATGACCCCTCTGATGGGGGAAAAAGGGACTCTTTTTTTTGGAACTGTGCTTCGGTGACAGCCATAAGGACATCACATGTGGCGTGAACACGAACCAAAGCAGTCGTTCCAGTCAAAAATGGGGCGTAGGCCATGGCTCTTTTTCTGTCATGCCTGGGGATGGGGAAACCCAGGGTATCTGGCACCAGATTGTCCAAACCTTGAGCCGCTTTCAATCAAAATATCAGCATCCTGAAGATTTGGTTTTTTCTTGAGGGCCGCCATGATCTCCCTGGGTTTCCGTTTTCAGAGTGAAGCTTGCAGACCAGGTTCTGATAGCGTGGGTTAATCGAGAGGCTCTGAAGGATCTATTGTGCCATCCTGAGGGACCTCCACCGGGGCCTGCTCCCGAACCGGCTCCGTCTCACCATCGGTTGTGGAGCCGGAATCGGGCCCGCTGGGGGTGGTGGTTTCCTGTCCAGGGGTGACAATGCCCTCCTGTCCACCCGCTGATGGGGCCATCTCACCACTCCCAGGTCCATGATAATCCACCGTGGTTTGGGGGGCGCTGCCATCGGTAATGACCACTTCCTCATCCTGATCAAGCTTGTCATAGTCGATGGCTGCGGCGTCCTCTTCAATAGCGCTGGCTTCCAGGGCGGCCTTCTCCTCGGCAGAGCTGTTTTCCTCCCCACTCCCGCTGGGTTGCTGTCCGGTATGGGTCGCTTCGTGATCAAGCATCTGCGTTCCACCGGAGGAACTGCCACTGCCGACGAATTCACGCCCATCTTGAATGGATCCCTCACCACCACCGTCATGGGCCAAACCGCCATCACCCAGAGGATCCATCCCTTGGCTCACATTGGCCCCCCCCCATTCTCCGGTCTCACCAATGCCTTCCCCGCTTCCATCCAGCCCACCCAAACCCTCTCCCTGGGATAAGGCGTCACCATCAGCAGAGCCCTCCATATCTCCTGGAGAGGAGGAAAAGGGTGATGAGCCATTGGTCGGATCGGTTTCGACGCCCGCCAGTGCCGATCCCAAATCTCCTCCCAACATCCCCGGTGCAATCCGGTCTTCCAACTTAATGGCTTGTCCGCCTCCCACCTTCTTCTTTTTCTTGCCCATGGATAAACTCCCCACATGTTAATGATTGTTATCGAATATCGTAGATATTATTCAATATATCACATAGGGATGCCAGGATGTGGCGTTAATCAAAGCCGTGAGTGTGATGGCCAAATATCCTGCAAAAACGGTCATATATGGCTCTCATACCGCCCTCGTTGTGGATTGCCGTCATGGACACAACGGCAGTTTCTTCCGTTGAATTGACCACATATTCATAAAATCGATCAGGGTGTGTTAACCCGGTTTGATGCATCGAAGAGCAGAGTAAAGTGGAAGAAAAATGAACAAACCATGTCGAGCTTGTCAAATATAGGTTGGTCCGTAAAACATTATCCATATGGTGTAAAAAAAAGGATTCGATTTTACTGAACTGCGCTTCTGTGCATCCAAACATGCCGTATATTATGTTTTGCGATAACACACCCTGGATTGAACTCAGGCCAGAAAAAGAGAGGTTCGGCTAGAAAGGAAGGTGGGATTCAGGGGGACTAGGGTCACCGCCCAGGAATCCCCGGGTGAAGGTTACCCAGCGCAGGAATCGCCAGGATAAAGAGGAAAAAACGGTAGGGGCAGTGGAGGAGGGGGCTTGGATGCTGAAATAGCCACAACCAAGTCCCCTCTGAATCCAGACTCAGGAGAGGGCGTCCAGCTCCAGCTGACGCAATACCGCTTCGATGATCAACAAGATCACCGAGATCACATTGGCCACCAGCGCCCCCCAGGCCAGGGCGGTGGCAAATTCGGAATTATTCAAAATATAAAAGGATCCAAGGGCTGGCACCAGATGGAAGTCGGCCACCAGGCTCGCCGCCATGGTCATGGCCCCGGTAGTGCGCCTGGCCCCAAGCTTCAGGGTGGTGGCGATGAGATTCATGGAAACCGCAATGATCAACTCATAGCCGTTACCATGAAACAGATAGCTGACCGTGGTCGTCAGAGCCATCAACAAAAAAAAGGTAGTCCACACCAATCGCCATTCCATCGCTTGGGGTCTCCTTAGCTCTTGGGATCGGCAGAAGTGGCTTGTTGCGCCCGCACCATCTGCTCAGTTAACAAAAAATCAGGGAGTTGTTCCAGCTGCGCCAGGGTGCCCATGATCAGCACCTGATCGCCAGCATGGATGTGAATATCGGGATTAGGCAGTAGCATCAGCCGCCGCTGGCCTTTGCGTTGAATACCCAAAATATGCGCCCCGATCACCGAGCGCAGCATGGAATCCCGAATCGCCACTCCATCCAGGGAAGAATATTTTTCTACCGTGATATCCCGGATGTCCAGATTGACAAACTCTCCGAAGGCAACCCGATCCAAAAAGCTGGATTGCTTGCCCTCCGGGTCCGGGGGGTGGATGGCGATGGCGGAGATGCGTTGGCCGATCAATTCGTTGGGCATGATCACAACGTCGGCCCCGATCTTGCGGAGTTTATCCCGGGACTCCTTGTGGTTGGCAATGGAGATCACCAAAAACCGTTCGGCGATATCGGGTTTGAGCTCCTCTTCGAGAATCTTGCCGGTGACCACAGCGGTGATGTTGTCGGAATCTTCGGCAAAGGTGGCGATAATCCCCCGGGAATGCTCCACCCCGGCCCTTCGGTAGCTATCGTTCAGAAAGGGATTCAAGGGCATGACATCAGCGACGTTATCTTCTCCAGCCTGGGCCAGGCGTTCGGCATCGTCGTCAATCACCACGAAGGGAATATCCTGGCGGGCCAACCGGCGCACCACCTGGCGGGAAATTTCCGTATATCCGGCAATAATGAAGTGGTCCTTGAACTGTTTCACCCAGTGCTCCGTTATGGCTTCACGAATTTTTCCGATCAGATCTTCATTGACCACCACGCTGATGGTGACGCCCAAGGCATAGGACCACACCATCACCCCCCCCAAAATCAACAGGATCACAAACAGCTTTCCTGGATTGGAGATGGGATGGGTCTCCTGATAACCGACGGTAGTCAGCGTAAAAACGGTCTGATAGACGGCATCCAGAAAGGGGTAATCATCGATGATCATGAACCCCAGGATGCCGATGGTATTGACCAGAATCAGCGCGACCAGCGGTGGCCTGAACCGCCCCAGGATATCGTAGAGATCCCGGGGACGTTTGGTAAACCTGTTACGCAGGGTAAGTTCTCCCGGTTGATTTTGGCTCCAGTTTGCCCTCTGTATCTGGCTGGGGCCAGGGGGGAATGACAATCCCTCCGGAAATAACCAGTTTTAACCCCTCTTCCACACTCATTTCCAGAGGGATCACCTCTTTTTCCGGCACAAAAAGCAAAAAACCACTGGTGGGATTGGGGGTCGTGGGGAGAAATACGTTCAACACATTTTGATTGGTTTTTTCCTGCACTTCACCACGGCCTGTGCCGGTGACAAAGCCAATGGCATGCACCCCCCGGCGAGGATATTCCATCAGGATAACCCGATGGAATTGATCTTGAGTCCTGGAAAAAAGGGTCTCAAGGAGTTGTTTGATGGCTTTATGGAGATTGCGGACGAAAGGGATTCGGCCAATGATATCTTCACCAAACTCGACCACTCTTCGACCGACAAAATTGCTGGAAAAAAGGCCCACCAGAAAAATCACAAAAAGAGCCAGCAGCAATCCCACTCCAGGCAGATAAAAAGGGAGCAGGTTGTCAGGGTGGAGATCAGTGGGGAGGAAGTTCAGAGCCTGATCGGCAAAACGGATCAGAAGGGTCAGAATATAACCGGTCAAGCCCAGGGGGACGGCCACCAGCAGTCCAGTGATGAAATATTGGCGGAAACCGTGCTTGAAAGTGAGGCGAAAAGGCTGCACCCGTTCCCCCCTGATGATAGCTGGGCCTATGGTCCAAACCTTGGGAAGATCCTCCCCAAGGGAGATTTTCGAATCAGGACATTAAAAAAAAGCCGGATCCGATCAAAAAAAACAGAGCCGGGAAGGGGCCGATTCCCGATTATTTCAGGTGGCGACAGGCGCACTCGAAATAGATCCCTGGGACCATTCACCCGGGTTTGCCCCTCTGCTCACCCGGGTTGGCCCTCTGCCAATTCCAAAGGACAAAGTGAACTGAGAGGGTTCGACATTTGGTCTGCTATCCATCGCACCAAAGAGCTGTTTGGTAACCTGTTAGATGGGAGACGACAGAAAGCGCAGGTCGGCAGCCGAGGGACGAAGCCCTCTCACCAGCAGAGGAGAGATCTAGAAACCACACATTCCTCCACCGCAGCTACCACCCCCCATATTGGGTATACCGCAAGCGGGCCCCGGGGCATCTCCACCACTCTTCACCGAGCCGACAATTCCACCCGTCGCAAAAATTTTCCGCACCTTTTCGGCCCCACACTCGGGGCAGTTTTTAGGTGGCGGATCGGACATGGGATGATTTTTTTCAAAACGGATTTTGCAGCCGTCACAGGCATATTCATACAAGGGCATGAGTCAAGCTCCTTTGCAAACGATAACGACCTCTCCCCAAACATTCCGAAGAGTGTACCAGAAGCCCTCCCGGGCCATGGCCATACCAGGAGGGCTTCGGATCAGGGAGAGGGTGTCATTTTTTCACTTGGCGTTCCACATGCACCATCACCTCGGGGATCACGTCCGGGTGGAGGCGCAGGCGGATGGGATGTTCTCCCAGAGTACGAATGGGGTGGGGAACGTCAATCACCCCCTTGGGCAGTTCCAAACCCTTCTCTTCGAAAAAGGTGAAGATGTCGGAGTTGGTGACCGAACCGAAAAGTTTTTCGGTTGCCCCGGCAGGGCGCTCCAGAACCACCGTTACCTCGGCAATGGCAGCCGCCAGCTTTTCGGCGGTCTCCAACACCTGCCGCTGACGCTCCTCAAAAGCCTGCCGTTCTTTTTCGAAGCGGACCAGGTTTTTCTTGGTGGCTGGCAAGGCCTTGCCTTGGGGCACCAGATAGTTGCGACCATAACCGGCACGTACTTTAACGACCGATCCCAGGTCACCCAATTTACTGATTTTTTCAAGCAGTATCACTTCCATGGATCTTCACTCCTTGGAAATTCCGTCATCCTCTTCCGGTTTGGGAAGACGTTTGCGGAAATCCATCCAGGTATCAAACAGGCCCACGATCATCACCAGGAGAAACAGTTCTCCCCATAAGATCAGGGCGGCATAGAAAACGCCCCGGACAAATCCGGAAACGCCATAAAGTCGAAAAGCGGTAAGCACCACGGCCAGCCCCTGAAAAAAATAGGGAATGACCAAAAAAAAGACCAGATTGACGCCCAAATTTCCCAGGCTTCCAGAAGCAGTCAGAGCCAGTAGCCCCGAGCCGATGAAAGGCCAGATCAGAAAGAAGGGGAGTCGAATCCCCTGGGGCAATTCCGGGGTCAACCAATCCTCACCCCAACGCCCAAGCAGCGAGCGGGCCAAAGCCAGATTGCCCACCTGCACCAAAAACCAGCCCGTGGTAAAGAGCGCTGGAAAGAGCCTGGCCAAAATCTCGACGATCTGGTCAAGCCCGGTGCGTAATTCCATCAGGGCAACGGCATCCATCCCCTGTTCGGCCCCATCCTTGAGAAACTGCCCCCGAGCCGCCTCCATGGCGGTGCGGGCCGACTCGGATGGATCGAAGCCGGAAAGAAATGCCAGGAGGAGTCCTCCAGCCAGCAGCAGCAGGCTGATGAAAAAAGCGACGCTGCCACACTGACTCATCCGCCAGCCGTTGCGCAACATCCAGGCGGCCAGTAGTGGAAAGGCCCCGAACAGCAGGATCACCATTGCGGGAAAGTGCATCTCGCCGCTCAAAAAAAGCGCACCGGCTACCGGAAACGCCAACGCCTGAAATCCAGCCTTCATCCCTTGACGTAGGGCCACCAAAAGCAAGGGCAGGGGGGCTACCAACTGCAAAGGAGCGAGCAGCACCGCGCCCAGAGGGATGATCAAAAGTGCCGTAGCGGTCACACCCGCCAGCACTGGATTGGCGACCAGCGCTCTCAGGAACATGACCCCATCCAGGCATGATGACAACCACAGCTTTCCGGTGGTAAACGAACATGGGATGAAGGACGAATCACGAGACCAAAAACGGCAATAATGCGATATTGCGGGCCCGTTTAATGGCGATGCTCAAGCGGCGTTGATGGGGGGCACAGACGCCGGTGATGCGGCTTGGGACCATTTTGCCCCGCTCGGTGATGAAGCGCATGAGCAGTTTGGGGTCTTTGTAATCCATCACCACGGTTTTGTCGGCACAAAAGAGACACACCTTGCGCCGCCGATAGAAGGGACGACGGAAACCCACGCCACCTTTTTTGTCGCCCCGAGGGCCACCACCGCCACCAAGTCCACCACGGGAACGGGAATCTCCACCTCCGGCGGGACTGCCGTCACCACTGCTTAGTTGATCATCCGACATATTATGATTCCTTCAAAGTTTGATTTGAGTCAGTTTGGTTGGCCTGATGCGGATTGATTCAGAAGTTCTTCGATCAGGCTCGGACCGGATTCGCTCTCTTCCCCATCCTGTGGCTGGGGAAGAATTTCCAGGGCCACCAATTCAGCACGCCCCCAACGAACCTGGCCTTCCCGAATCCAACGTTTCTGGTTGAGTTGTCCATGAACCAGAAGCCGGGTTCCGGCAGTGAGACGTCGGCACGCTTCTGCCAGGGAGCCGATGGCGACAACGGTCATGCGTAAGGCCATCCGTTCCCCGGTGGCGGCGTGTTGGGTGCGAGCGATGTGTTCCAGCTCGAACCGCGCCACCGGTCTGCCCGCAGGCGTGACCCGAATTTTAACGGCTTTGCATAACACCCCTTCCAGGGAAGCCTGGTTAAGTGGTTCCAAGGCTTCCGAGTGGACCGGCGTATCAGGTTTGACCGTCAGTGTGTCGGGTTTGACCGGGAGCTCCGACATTTTTTACACCTCAGCAGGCGCAGCCTCCTCTGCTGGGGGCGTGTCGCTGGCAGGTGTAGCAGCATCAGCAACCGGGACACTGGCAGCCGGGGCAGCACCATCAACATCCGGGGCCGCATCCGCAGCGGGCACTTCCCGACGCTCTTCTGCAGGGGCCAGGGGACTTGAATCCATGGAGAGCTTTTGGATCCGGATGTTTTGATATTTCAGGACATCCTCATCAATGCGCAGGCGCTCTTCCAGCTCACGCATCAGGGGGCCTCTCCCTTCCACCATGTGGAAGACATAATAGCCCTTGGCATTCTTCTTGATAGGATAAGCCAATTGCCGACGTCCCCAGAGTTCGGTCTTGAGGATTTTTCCGTCGTATTTTTCGATGATGGCGGTTACCCGGGTGTTGATCCGTTCCACCTGTTCGGTGGTCAGGTCGGGTCTTAGGATGTAGATGGACTCGTAATAGGGCACAGCGTCTCCTTTCGGGCTTTGATTGCGGATCTTTATGGCCCCGGTTCGAGGTTGAGCCGGAGCAAGGAAATCGCAAGGATTGGAAAAAACGCGCCATTATGACTTAACCAGTCAGGATTTTCAAAGTGAAACTTACACTTTTACCCAACCGGGAAATACCGGGTTTTGCTGGGACACAGCCTTTTTTTACCACCCGTCATGGGGGCGTGAGCCAGGGGGCTTTCGGCAGTCTCAATCTGGCTTCCCATGTGCCAGACCAACCGGCCCATATCCTTGAAAATCGCACCCGGCTCATGGCCACCCTCAATCGCCCTCTCAAGACTCTCTGTCTGGTCAACCAAATCCATGGCACCAAAACCCTGATTGTCGGTAGCGAAGATCATACCGAAGTTGATGGGGATGCCCTGGTGACCGATCAGCCGGGAGTGGTCATTGGAGTCTTTACCGCCGATTGCGCACCGGTCCTTTTTTGTGACCCCAAAGCCCGGGTCATCGGCGCAGCCCATGCTGGTTGGCGAGGGGCGTTTGGAGGCATTCTGGAAAGCTGCATCCAGGCTATGGAAAACCTCGGAGCAAAAAAAGCAGGCCTCTCCGCCCTGATCGGTCCCTGCATTTCGGCTGAGTCATACACGGTAGGTGCTGAATTTCGGGAACATTTTATCCACTCTTCGACTCTGGAAGGAGGAATGGCCAACGAAGCATTTTTTAGGCCCATTACCAGAACCAGCTTTTCAGATGGCAGTAAAATAGGTAAGATCACGTTCGACTTGCCGGGTTATATCCAAGATCGGTTGGTCCGCAACGGGCTCAGTCCTGACGGAATTCACCATGACAATCAATGCACTTTTAAACTGGAAACAGACTTTTTCAGCCATCGGCGTGCGACGGTACGGCGAAAAAGTCCCTGTGGCCGGCAAATGGGGGGAATTCTGCTTGTCTGACTCTCACCGAAAAAAACAGCTCTTCTCTCTCCTGGCCATTCCCATGCTGATGGCCGGATGGCTCCTGCCCCTCTCCCTGGCAGAGGCCTCCTCACCAGGTCTCAGCTACCTGATCGAACGGGTAGCCCGGCAGGAAGGGGTGGATTCGGAACTGCTCCACGCCATGGTCGCTACGGAGTCAGGCTTCAATGCCCAATCGGTCTCCACCAAAGGCGCTGCGGGACTCCTGCAACTCATGCCGGCCACAGCCCGGGCCATGGGGGTGGTTAATCGTTTCAATCCGGAAGAAAACCTCCGGGGCGGAGCGCGCTATATCCGTCATCTGCTGGAACGCTTCGATGATTTAAGCTTGGCCCTGGCCGCCTACAATGCAGGCCCCGGCAACGTCATTCGCTATCAGGGTGTTCCCCCTTTTGCGGAGACCAAGGATTATGTCTTTCGGGTACTCCGCCACTACCAAAAGCTGGAAACCCGCAAAACCGGAGCTCTCACCGCCAAACCCAAGCGGCGTCCCCCACAAGACAAGGAACTCCTGCGGACCATCTACCGCTTCCAAAGGGATGACGGTACCCTGGTGTTGACTGATCGTGTACCGGCAAGCGCTTCACCGGAAAGTCCTGCCAAGGTTCAGACCATCACCGTAAAGCAAAAAACAGCCACCCCCCCCCTCGCCAGAGAAAAAGTGGTACTGAGCGCCCCCACCAACCCTCAGCTGGGCCAGCAAGCCACGGCCCAGGCTACCATTCGACCCAACAGCGACCGATCTGGTACGATCTCAATAACACCTTCTGTCAGCCACACGGTCAAAAAAGACGCTGTGCCCCTTGCCAGAGCCAGCCAGAGCCAGGCAGCCACTCACACACGTCAAACCAACGCCATATCATCCCCGGAAGAAAACCGGCAGTCAGTCAAAATAACGGCCCTCCCACCGCTCCCTCCAGCTCCCACTGGGCTGGAAGTGACGACGATCACCGAGGAGCCAACCCGTCCAGAAAAAACCGCAACCGTCGAGCCCCCTCTACCTACGGACACCAAAAACGTCATTCGGCGGGTCTCCAACTCCGAACGTTCCGAAACCGTCCCCCTGCTTGCCAACCGGAAGCAGGCTCGAACCATTCGTCTGGTTTCCAATCTGGGTCATGTCGAAGGGTTTGGGGATGCGGGCACGGGTACCCTGCGCACCAGTCGCTGACGGGGAAAAACACCACTTTCGGACGTTAGAGTTAGGCGGCTCACCATACCGCAAGAGATCAGGGGAGGTGTCCTCAAGGGCTGACGGGCTCTTAAAGTTTGTTGGTTGCAGAAAGAATGCGTTCCAGACGCTGTGTCGTTGCACCACTCCTTTCTTTATATAGATGCTGAAAAATTCTTTTCCTACTCTTCATACCCGTGCCGACCATCACAGACAGGCTGTTTGGCGCTTCGCCCACAGGTGCAAATGGCCACCGTCCGGGTTTTTTCAAGATGAAGCTTTTGGGCATCCCGGCAGCGCCCCTGGCCAGATTGGTCACACAAGGGGCTCTCAAGACTCTCCCCACAGTGGCAAATGGTGTGCTCCCCTGGGCCAAGTCGAATGACAATCGGGTGGAGACCATGCACAGGCCTTCTCCATGAATCAATAGATGGGTTAAAAGTGAACGATATCCTCACAGCCGATCTCATCACCCGCTGCCTCGACCGGAATATTAGCGGTGGGGGGAGTGGCACTTCAAGCGATGAATGGGATCGTCTTGATCCCGCCGCTGTTTTGGTACCTCTCTATCAGGAAAAGGGCGCTTGGCGACTGCTTTTGATTCGACGCTCTGGTCAAGTAGCCACCCACAAGAGTCAGATTGCCTTTCCGGGAGGGCGACGGGATGATACGGACCAGGATGATCGGGCCACGGCTCTGCGAGAGACCCGGGAGGAGATCGGGCTTGATCCGGAAAATATCCGGGTATTGGGTTTTCTCTCTCATCAGGCTACTTCGACCACCGGTTTTTTGATTGTCCCGGTCGTCGGTGTTTTGTCTTTTCCCTTTCAGCTCGCTCCTGCACCGGAGGAGGTGGCGGGGGTACTGTCAGTGCCTCTTGATTTTTTTCTGGCAGCTGAACCTTTGGTCCAAGGCGATCACCGCCGTTACCAGTATGGCGAGGATCTCATCTGGGGCGCTACCGCAGCCATTATAGAACAGTTGATTCTACGTTTAAAATCCGGGATAAAATCGGCATCATCATAAAATTCCAAACGGCCCCTGTGCCGACAGAGTTGGATCGAAGTGCAAAGGGCTCAATCTTGGGCAGCACCGCTGAAACTGAACCAAATCAGCTGGACGAAAAAAGGATAACAATCGTATGCATCTGATTGCCAACGGATTTTTCAAGCCATGAGACTTATACTCCTACTGGCCCTTGGTTTGTTGATACTGGGTGCTGTTTTCTGGCTTCTCAAACAGTTTTGGAAAACAGCCCACACCCCGGAAGAGGGTACCGCCACCGGTGAAGCCGCCAACGATATAGAGCAGCCCCCTCCCTGGATCGAATCCCGACAGGCGCGCCTGCTGTTGATTTTGGTGATGGTGCTGTTTGGTTTGATGGGCCTGGAACATGTATTGCGGACCAACAAACAAGCCCCCCCCGAGACCTACATCCCTCCCCACATGGAGGAGGGGAAGCTGGTGCCCGGACAGTTTAAATAGGCCAGGGCCTGATCCAAAGTCGTGCAGGAGGTCATTTTCAGGAACAAATGGCCTCCCGCCCTTTTGGAGTCACCAAATGGCGTTCCTCAAGCCTTGCCTGACACCTTTGTTAACAGGCCCTGAAACCATGCGAATTTATTCCTTTCCCGTTGCCCCTTGTCGCGCCTCTTGCCACTGCTGATAGCGCTTCGCAAAAAAGTGTTCCAGATCTGCCACCACCTCTTGATCACTGCTACCGGTCACCTTACGCATCAAGATGGTGGAGGCTTCCTCCAGAAGGCGCAGGTCGTTTTCAATCATGGGGTAGCTCTTTTTGAGCCTTTTGAGCGCCTTGACCGCAGACTCCCCTTCGGGCTTGGGAATATCCAGAGGTTCGGTGGGGGGTGGGGAGGGACTTGCCGTGCTGTGACTTGCCAAAAACTCGGCAAATTTAAGCAGGGCATGTCGATCTTCCGGCCCCATTTTCCGCCAAGCAGCCAGCAGCTTGCGTTGTGTGTCGTCCGGGCCCATCACCATCATGGCGGCTTATCTCCCAACTCTCGGTGAATAAAGGAAAATGTTTGGATTTTGCCTAATAATCAGGCAGGTTGCCTGGAATTTAAGCAACCTTTTTGCCCTAAACAGAGTCAGGGTAATAAAAAACCACTTAAAAACAAGGCTGTAAAATTGGTATGGAACTTGATAGACCATTACCATGACTAATCGTTAATAAGATAATTTCATGCAGCATCAGATAGACCCCAATCAACCCATCGAATCAGTAGGAGATCAGGCCATGCGGCCCCTCAGTAAAACCTCATCAAGACCATATACCACCCGGTTCAGGGACGCCACCCGAGCCATTTTGACCAACACCATTGCCGTCACTCTGATGACTGCCTGTGTCACTGGCCTGATCCACCTGCCCAACGCCATTCAGTTTTTGACCCGCCAGCAACTCCCCCACTGATTCCAATATCCATAGGGCATTTCGGTTCCCTGTAGCAAGCATGAGCGCCCCGCCCCTTTGGGAACAGGGTAGACCCAAAAGCGATCGCCACTCTTTTTTTTCTCTGGTGAAAACTTTTCAGCCAAACCATCCACCCAATCATCAAAGCATGGCCACGATGGATGGGGGGATCCCCCCCTGTCGGGAACTCGACGCTCTCCTGGCTGTCCATCTGACGTGGGGGCTGGTGGCTTGACAGAGTCACTGGATTGACAAGGGTGTGGCAGGTTAGCACACCTGTCAAAGCCACTTTCAGAGAAGCTTGTCCTGTTGTTTGGCGGTTTTTTAAAAAAAAGATCAAAAAACTGAAAAATCGTTTAAACAAAAAGAGTTGAGGCAATTCAATCGAGGTATTCCCGTCTAAAAAACACCTTGATCGGCGTGTCTGCTTACAGTCTTGGTATGAAACTTGTAAAATCAGTGCCCCCAAGTACAGTTTTTCCCACCTGCCTCAACCAAATTTTGACGGCTTGGGCTAACGAAGGGAACAAAAAGAGGAGATTGAAGATGCACATTTCATCTCAAGTGGAAGATCTTATTTCAACAATTGGCAAAATAGCGGATTGGGGACGCAAGGAGCAAACTTGCCCGGATGGAGAGTCCCATCACCCCTCTGTCTGCCTTAGGGGTTGGCGTGGAAGTCTCTGCCACAACTGCGAGAAGTGCGGTTTGTGGAGTGAAGGGGGAGATGAGATCAACCCCTACGCGTACAACAATTGCAACATGGTATAGCTTGAACAGGGTATGGGGGGCACCAGCCTGAACCCATTGGGTGAATCAGGTCAAAAGGCTGAAGATAGTAGCTTTGGAGGCGCTTTAAGCTCCGGTATCGAATTCAGCGATTACCGGGGCGTGGTCCGATGGCCGGGGCCACCCCCGGGGCGTGGCATCGATGACGCAACGGGATAACGTCAAAGCGAGCCCCTGGGACGCCAATATGTGGTCGATGCGCACC containing:
- a CDS encoding CDGSH iron-sulfur domain-containing protein, which produces MCDQSGQGRCRDAQKLHLEKTRTVAICTCGRSAKQPVCDGRHGYEE
- a CDS encoding CoA pyrophosphatase; translation: MTIGWRPCTGLLHESIDGLKVNDILTADLITRCLDRNISGGGSGTSSDEWDRLDPAAVLVPLYQEKGAWRLLLIRRSGQVATHKSQIAFPGGRRDDTDQDDRATALRETREEIGLDPENIRVLGFLSHQATSTTGFLIVPVVGVLSFPFQLAPAPEEVAGVLSVPLDFFLAAEPLVQGDHRRYQYGEDLIWGATAAIIEQLILRLKSGIKSASS
- a CDS encoding lytic transglycosylase domain-containing protein, producing MTINALLNWKQTFSAIGVRRYGEKVPVAGKWGEFCLSDSHRKKQLFSLLAIPMLMAGWLLPLSLAEASSPGLSYLIERVARQEGVDSELLHAMVATESGFNAQSVSTKGAAGLLQLMPATARAMGVVNRFNPEENLRGGARYIRHLLERFDDLSLALAAYNAGPGNVIRYQGVPPFAETKDYVFRVLRHYQKLETRKTGALTAKPKRRPPQDKELLRTIYRFQRDDGTLVLTDRVPASASPESPAKVQTITVKQKTATPPLAREKVVLSAPTNPQLGQQATAQATIRPNSDRSGTISITPSVSHTVKKDAVPLARASQSQAATHTRQTNAISSPEENRQSVKITALPPLPPAPTGLEVTTITEEPTRPEKTATVEPPLPTDTKNVIRRVSNSERSETVPLLANRKQARTIRLVSNLGHVEGFGDAGTGTLRTSR